One window of Sphingobacteriales bacterium genomic DNA carries:
- a CDS encoding bifunctional riboflavin kinase/FAD synthetase translates to MRIFKHLDNLPHFANPVITIGTFDGVHFGHQQIIHRVNELARQIDGESILITFHPHPRTIVETDNTIQLLSPPEEKFDLLRNYGIHNVVVIPFTRAFSEQTPEEYVDLFLVSHFHPKIIVIGYNHRFGKDRAGDLQFLTLMGKTRGFSVEEISKQLVDQMSVSSTEIRKALLCGDIETAKNLLGHDYFIRGIVVKGNRLGNKIGFPTANLSIDDSTKLIPDNGVYAVRVLMRGNRYKAMLNIGMRPTFNGETKTIEVHIFDFSADIYGEVIQIDFVSLIRREQKFASLDDLVFQLNKDKQTVLQILQP, encoded by the coding sequence ATGCGTATTTTTAAGCACCTCGACAACCTGCCACATTTTGCAAATCCAGTCATTACCATCGGCACTTTCGACGGAGTTCATTTCGGGCATCAGCAAATCATTCACCGCGTCAACGAACTTGCAAGGCAAATTGACGGTGAAAGTATCCTGATAACCTTTCATCCCCACCCACGTACCATTGTCGAAACGGATAACACAATTCAACTGCTTTCGCCGCCGGAGGAAAAATTTGACCTGCTCCGAAATTACGGAATACACAACGTGGTCGTCATCCCTTTTACACGAGCCTTTTCAGAGCAAACTCCCGAAGAATATGTGGACCTGTTCTTAGTCAGTCATTTTCATCCGAAAATCATTGTCATCGGATACAATCACCGGTTTGGAAAAGACAGAGCCGGCGATTTGCAGTTTTTGACCCTTATGGGAAAGACGCGAGGATTTTCTGTTGAGGAAATCTCCAAACAATTAGTGGATCAAATGTCGGTTAGTTCCACTGAAATCCGCAAAGCATTGTTGTGCGGAGACATTGAAACTGCTAAAAATTTATTGGGGCACGACTACTTCATTCGCGGAATTGTGGTCAAGGGAAACCGGTTGGGGAATAAAATCGGGTTTCCTACTGCCAACTTATCCATAGACGATTCAACCAAACTGATTCCCGACAACGGCGTTTATGCGGTCAGGGTCTTAATGCGAGGAAACAGGTATAAAGCCATGCTGAACATTGGAATGCGACCTACCTTTAATGGTGAAACCAAAACTATTGAAGTCCATATCTTCGATTTCTCTGCCGACATATACGGAGAGGTCATCCAGATAGACTTTGTTTCTTTAATCAGACGAGAGCAAAAGTTCGCCTCCTTAGACGACCTTGTGTTTCAGTTGAATAAAGACAAACAAACGGTATTGCAAATTTTGCAACCTTGA
- a CDS encoding class I fructose-bisphosphate aldolase: MLTFIEQLLGSEQADYLLNHQCRTVDKSQLSLPGGDVIDRVWSHSNRNLPTLRSIQSIHNHGRLSGTGYVSILPIDQGIEHTAGASFAPNPVYFDPEKIVQLAIEGGCNAVASTYGVLGSIARKFAHKIPFVVKINHNELLTYPNKFDQIMFGSIQDAWNMGAVAVGATIYFGSEESSRQIQEVAQAFEMAHELGMATILWCYTRNNGFKKEGVDFHAAADLTGQANHLGVTIQADIIKQKLPTNNGGFTAINFSKTHPKMYSELTTNHPIDLCRYQVVNNYMGRVGLINSGGESKGASDLAEAVATAVINKRAGGMGLISGRKAFQKPVAEGVKLLHSIQDVYLSNEITIA; the protein is encoded by the coding sequence ATGCTTACATTTATTGAACAATTATTAGGCTCGGAACAGGCAGATTATTTACTCAACCACCAATGCAGAACTGTTGACAAATCCCAACTTTCGTTGCCGGGCGGAGATGTGATAGACCGCGTTTGGAGTCATTCAAACCGCAACCTCCCTACGCTTCGGAGCATTCAGTCCATTCACAATCACGGACGACTCAGCGGCACCGGTTATGTGTCTATTTTACCTATTGACCAGGGGATTGAACACACCGCAGGCGCATCTTTTGCTCCTAATCCTGTTTATTTTGACCCCGAAAAAATAGTGCAGCTTGCCATCGAAGGCGGATGTAATGCGGTGGCATCTACTTATGGGGTGCTGGGCAGTATTGCCCGCAAGTTTGCGCACAAAATCCCTTTTGTGGTTAAAATCAATCACAACGAACTGCTGACTTATCCCAACAAATTTGACCAAATCATGTTTGGTTCCATTCAGGATGCCTGGAATATGGGCGCAGTGGCTGTCGGTGCTACCATTTACTTTGGTTCGGAAGAATCGAGCCGTCAAATTCAGGAAGTTGCTCAGGCATTTGAAATGGCGCATGAACTTGGAATGGCAACTATCCTTTGGTGCTATACCCGAAACAACGGGTTTAAAAAAGAGGGGGTTGATTTCCATGCCGCAGCCGACCTGACCGGGCAAGCCAACCATCTTGGGGTAACTATTCAAGCCGACATCATCAAACAGAAACTGCCTACCAATAACGGAGGATTCACCGCCATCAACTTCAGCAAAACCCACCCTAAAATGTATTCCGAACTGACTACCAATCACCCGATTGACCTTTGTCGCTATCAGGTGGTCAATAATTATATGGGAAGGGTTGGTCTGATCAATTCGGGGGGTGAATCGAAAGGCGCATCCGACCTTGCCGAAGCTGTTGCCACTGCTGTCATCAACAAACGCGCCGGCGGAATGGGCTTGATTTCAGGGAGAAAGGCCTTTCAGAAACCCGTTGCAGAAGGCGTTAAACTGCTCCATTCCATTCAGGATGTGTATTTAAGCAACGAAATTACCATCGCATAA
- a CDS encoding YceI family protein, producing MKRFSSLLLISVIFAGISMSFISSNSGERASYSVDIKESKIGWTGYKVTGKHTGNISLKSGTLTFEGEKLVGGNFDIDMNSITCTDMQGEYGDKLVGHLKSDDFFGVANHPVARFSMTNVIYQGTQGSYKILGDLTIKGITKPIKFFAKVVQNQGAGYTSSAKIVVDRSEYDVRFGSGSFFDSLGDKTIYDEFDLEVNLVTSTK from the coding sequence ATGAAAAGATTTAGTTCGCTTTTACTTATCAGTGTAATCTTTGCGGGAATAAGTATGAGTTTTATCAGCAGCAATTCAGGGGAGCGCGCCTCCTACAGTGTGGACATCAAAGAAAGTAAGATTGGATGGACCGGCTACAAAGTTACAGGTAAACATACAGGCAATATCAGTCTCAAATCAGGAACCCTGACTTTTGAAGGTGAAAAGCTCGTAGGCGGAAACTTTGACATTGACATGAACTCTATCACTTGCACTGATATGCAAGGCGAATATGGTGACAAATTGGTCGGTCATTTAAAATCTGACGACTTCTTTGGGGTAGCAAATCATCCCGTTGCGAGATTCAGCATGACCAATGTTATCTATCAGGGAACGCAAGGTTCTTACAAAATTCTCGGCGACCTGACCATCAAAGGCATTACCAAGCCCATTAAATTCTTTGCAAAAGTGGTTCAAAATCAGGGAGCCGGTTACACTTCCTCTGCTAAAATAGTGGTTGACCGCAGCGAATATGATGTACGGTTTGGTTCCGGCAGTTTTTTCGACAGCTTGGGCGACAAAACAATTTATGACGAATTTGACCTTGAAGTGAATTTAGTTACTTCCACTAAATAA
- a CDS encoding CHAT domain-containing protein, whose translation MTFPENNQNDIEFLMKTGKYAEALALLMKESIEIANIGAWDQILQNLNLQSECNWRMGKIQEAINCAELALNISKSLPQKVHPEIANSYNHLGACYNKMGKLGQAIQYHQQSLELKLMIYGDNHPITANSYNNLGLCYRAIGDFSNALSFHFKALNIREKVFGKYHVSTARSYHNLGSCFDDKGDYAQALHYKQLSYQIKLKEWGENHPGTAIALHTLGVSCHLLKKYHEAIEYFKKALTIKLAIHNEVHHETALTCYNLGICCQHLGLYSTAIDYYHWALSIWEKSFGGQSSKTGMCCRNLAEVYFVLNRFAQTHEYLQKSLYALGLDISVSQIYRLPELTNYNSAIQLFETLTLKANVHYSLYSNSEEFLDLATSLAYFQCADELIDKIRQSFKIEDSKLSLAGNAKTKVYNKALEVIHTIAQDFHNSEKGTLKNLIQSINKDYGYHLPINLMDLAFYFTEKSKSILLYEGIKEAEAKAKAYIPEELRTEEDQLRHQLTYLERCISEINENDLNPSVTDRLADLRSSYFDAKKIYESLIERLEVEYPEYYRLKFDLTIAGINQIQAALPPETGMISYMLTDQLLCAFLITPTQKYWTFQTLPDDFHRLASDFSYTFQPFEENNYLNYSYTLYSCLLKKLIKSGKLKQINRLIIVPDGVIHKIPFEALLTKKCTEDISFKKLPYLLNQFMISYHYSATLWHQQNQSAKTEQVFKELVSMFEPNNSKLSGEFIGIAPVYSAQINRPDIDETDLLFETDSNIRPGNEQLQSKHRIEYLESAGVLRSNIEGKPYQELLYTEMEVQKAGHLFAKKNRSGRVLIHHSATLDNFKALAGQYKYVLIAAHADVDDDKPSKTGIIFSPNTGDGKTLFSMKDAYNLQLNAEVVVLSCCETGIGEIKHGEGTMALNRGFLYSGAKNVVYTLFKVYDKESCELTTLFFKYLLSGYSVAEALRFSKLRLIYKGLKPIKWAGYVVIGE comes from the coding sequence ATGACATTCCCTGAAAATAATCAAAACGACATAGAATTTTTGATGAAAACCGGTAAATATGCTGAAGCACTTGCTTTGTTGATGAAAGAGAGCATTGAGATTGCAAACATCGGAGCTTGGGATCAAATACTGCAAAACCTGAACCTGCAAAGTGAATGTAACTGGAGAATGGGCAAAATTCAAGAAGCGATAAATTGTGCTGAACTTGCGCTGAATATCAGTAAATCGCTCCCTCAAAAAGTGCATCCCGAAATTGCGAACAGTTACAATCATCTGGGGGCATGTTACAACAAAATGGGAAAGCTTGGACAAGCCATTCAATATCATCAACAATCACTCGAACTAAAATTGATGATCTATGGCGATAATCATCCAATCACTGCCAATTCTTACAACAATTTAGGGCTTTGTTACCGCGCAATCGGCGATTTTTCCAATGCCCTCAGTTTTCATTTTAAAGCATTAAATATCCGAGAAAAGGTTTTTGGCAAATACCATGTCAGTACTGCACGGAGCTATCACAATCTCGGGAGCTGTTTTGATGACAAAGGGGATTATGCCCAGGCTTTGCATTACAAACAGTTGTCCTACCAAATTAAATTAAAAGAGTGGGGTGAGAACCATCCCGGTACTGCGATTGCTTTGCATACTTTAGGGGTTAGTTGCCATTTGTTAAAAAAGTATCACGAAGCTATTGAATACTTCAAAAAAGCATTGACAATCAAACTCGCCATACACAACGAAGTACATCACGAAACTGCACTGACCTGCTATAATCTTGGAATTTGCTGTCAACATCTTGGCCTTTATTCAACAGCCATTGATTATTACCATTGGGCATTGTCAATTTGGGAAAAATCTTTTGGTGGTCAAAGCTCCAAAACAGGTATGTGTTGCCGCAATCTGGCGGAAGTTTATTTCGTCCTAAACAGATTTGCTCAAACTCATGAGTATCTGCAAAAATCATTGTATGCGTTGGGTTTAGATATATCTGTTTCTCAAATTTACAGGCTTCCGGAATTGACTAACTACAACAGTGCTATTCAGCTTTTTGAAACCCTGACCCTGAAAGCGAATGTACATTATTCACTATATTCAAATTCTGAAGAATTTTTGGATTTGGCAACCTCATTAGCCTATTTTCAATGTGCCGATGAACTGATTGACAAAATCCGCCAAAGTTTTAAAATAGAAGACAGCAAACTTTCTTTAGCCGGCAATGCAAAAACAAAGGTCTATAACAAAGCCCTCGAAGTCATTCATACAATTGCTCAGGACTTTCACAATTCAGAAAAGGGAACTTTAAAAAACCTTATTCAGTCAATCAATAAAGACTATGGTTATCATCTGCCCATAAACCTGATGGATCTTGCCTTCTATTTTACCGAAAAAAGCAAAAGTATTCTGTTGTATGAAGGCATTAAAGAAGCAGAAGCCAAAGCAAAAGCTTATATACCGGAAGAACTGAGAACAGAAGAAGATCAGTTAAGGCATCAATTGACCTATTTAGAACGATGTATTTCTGAAATAAACGAAAATGACCTGAATCCCTCCGTCACAGACCGGTTAGCAGATTTGCGCAGTTCATATTTTGATGCCAAAAAGATTTACGAATCTCTGATTGAAAGGCTTGAAGTAGAATATCCGGAGTATTACCGCTTAAAGTTTGACCTGACTATTGCGGGAATTAATCAAATTCAGGCTGCTCTGCCGCCCGAAACCGGCATGATCAGTTATATGCTGACCGACCAATTACTATGTGCATTTTTAATCACTCCAACTCAAAAATATTGGACATTCCAAACTTTGCCGGATGATTTCCATCGTCTTGCAAGTGATTTTTCCTACACCTTCCAGCCTTTTGAAGAAAACAATTACCTGAATTACAGCTATACTTTGTATAGCTGTCTTCTCAAAAAACTCATCAAATCCGGTAAGCTGAAACAAATCAACCGGTTGATTATAGTTCCCGATGGAGTGATTCATAAAATCCCTTTTGAAGCATTGCTGACCAAAAAATGTACCGAAGATATTTCTTTTAAGAAACTGCCCTACCTGCTCAATCAGTTTATGATTTCTTACCATTATTCTGCAACATTATGGCATCAGCAAAACCAATCTGCCAAAACTGAACAGGTCTTCAAAGAACTTGTCTCGATGTTTGAACCCAACAATTCAAAATTGTCCGGCGAATTTATCGGCATTGCTCCGGTTTACAGTGCCCAAATCAATCGTCCTGACATAGATGAAACAGACTTGCTATTTGAAACAGACAGCAACATAAGACCCGGCAATGAGCAGTTACAATCGAAACACCGGATTGAATATTTAGAATCTGCCGGCGTTTTGCGCAGCAATATCGAAGGGAAACCTTATCAGGAATTGTTATATACAGAAATGGAAGTCCAAAAAGCCGGTCATCTGTTTGCCAAAAAAAACCGGTCGGGTCGGGTTTTGATCCATCATTCGGCAACTTTAGACAATTTTAAAGCATTAGCCGGTCAATATAAGTATGTTTTAATTGCCGCTCATGCGGACGTTGACGACGACAAACCCTCCAAAACGGGTATTATTTTCTCGCCAAACACAGGGGATGGTAAAACCTTATTCTCCATGAAAGACGCTTACAACCTGCAACTCAACGCTGAGGTGGTCGTGTTGAGTTGTTGCGAAACAGGAATAGGTGAAATTAAACACGGGGAAGGCACGATGGCACTTAACCGTGGATTTTTGTATTCCGGTGCAAAAAATGTCGTCTATACTTTGTTTAAGGTCTATGACAAAGAGTCTTGCGAACTGACTACCTTGTTTTTTAAATACCTGCTTTCCGGTTATTCTGTTGCAGAGGCACTCCGCTTTTCCAAGCTTCGTCTGATTTATAAAGGATTAAAACCCATCAAATGGGCCGGTTATGTCGTCATCGGCGAATAG
- a CDS encoding CHAT domain-containing protein: protein MENLTDLLNHSKQLIEQRKFREAIAVLVQIIPVYEQNEDWFNYTACLLMHSDCLQQIHQYEDSFNIAQLSLNFCLEHFGLHHLQTANSYYYLGITSQKYGTIEDTIHLFEQALSIFTLFPDEPNHLFSRCLNSLGICYAKQSKYALAIEFFNKTLDIDSVQFSADAAIHAKTYSNLGICYRYLGEYKTAIDLLNKAVNIETFYFGEVSPGLGKYYHNLSTSYIDYGDYSKAIHYLQKSLENDLKLYDKSDFRFSRIYNNLGNCYQKTSDYESAVQCYLHNLSIAAYTGQLSHIEISTCYFNLGTCFVSMRRYKEATFYLNKTLDFRLKVFGELNAQTAQGYHGLGNLYFSVQNMEKAYEYFKKAFDIRLSVFGKVNNDTAISYLCLGNWYKLTGRFKEAFEHYEEMLYINLSLFGEINPVTARSYVVIASCYSQVKNFAKALEHVQKALFSLGLTGSKHKVCLLPRLEHYNSRIYCFEMLVLKANIFHDLFLEASKFVDLAASLAHFYHADCLIDQTRQSYKLEGSKLVLAGKSKTEIYDEGMETAWFAEQVFNNTGPEEFTRLIKEVNFNYQYSLPEQPVQTAFYFSEKSKAIVLLSGIKDNQAKINAGLPEQMREQEMNLRLELARLEHQLREAKSKPEEQQDFSVTLNWDLELFDLKEQYQHLIEDIETRFPDYYRLKHDLTVTDIEAVQAALSPQTAMISYVVSENHLYSIVITSDSANWLQQQLPAGFEDMVEDLLYSFEPFGKEDYITYAFDLYRILIQPMEELGWLDFIHQLIIIPDGILSRIPFEALLTQTVKDTVPYRKLNYLLHRYIIRYHYSATLWLGQQTVSDILPPTIQNFLGFAPVYADSLRSDTETDIELNVDYELLTQLGLEFDKTTQKIHYIEADSIVRGTVDGKDYAELLHSETEVRQSGKAYAENGLDARILLHQSATLNNFKALAGQYRYILIAAHADVDDENPEKTGIIFSPNKEDGKGIFYMSDAYNLKLNAEVVVLSCCETGLGKINKGEGTMALNRGFLYAGASNVVYTLFKVYDKESCELTTLFFHHLLNNPRCAEALHHAKLHIIEKGGMPLKWAGYVLLGT, encoded by the coding sequence TTGGAAAATCTAACCGACCTTTTAAATCATTCGAAACAACTCATTGAACAGCGTAAATTTCGCGAAGCGATAGCGGTATTAGTACAAATTATCCCGGTCTATGAGCAAAACGAAGACTGGTTCAACTACACCGCTTGTTTGTTGATGCATAGTGATTGTTTACAACAAATTCATCAATATGAAGACAGCTTCAATATTGCCCAATTATCATTAAATTTTTGTTTAGAACATTTTGGTTTGCATCATCTTCAAACAGCAAACAGCTATTATTATCTTGGAATAACCTCACAAAAGTATGGAACTATTGAGGATACCATCCATTTATTCGAACAGGCATTGTCTATTTTTACCCTGTTTCCGGACGAACCAAACCACTTATTTTCAAGGTGTTTGAATAGTTTAGGCATCTGTTATGCAAAGCAAAGCAAATATGCCCTCGCTATCGAATTTTTTAACAAAACCTTAGATATAGATAGTGTCCAATTTAGTGCGGATGCTGCCATCCATGCAAAAACTTATTCCAATCTTGGTATCTGTTACCGATATTTGGGAGAGTATAAAACAGCAATTGATTTGCTGAACAAAGCAGTTAACATAGAAACCTTCTATTTTGGAGAAGTCAGCCCCGGCTTAGGAAAATATTATCATAATTTGAGTACCTCTTATATAGATTATGGAGACTATTCAAAAGCTATTCACTATCTCCAAAAATCATTGGAGAATGATTTGAAACTTTACGATAAATCTGATTTCCGGTTTTCACGTATTTATAATAATCTCGGAAACTGTTATCAAAAAACAAGCGATTATGAATCAGCAGTTCAGTGTTATTTACATAACCTTTCTATAGCTGCATATACCGGTCAGCTATCCCATATCGAAATATCAACTTGTTATTTTAATTTGGGTACTTGCTTTGTTTCAATGCGCAGGTACAAGGAAGCTACGTTTTACTTAAATAAAACGCTGGATTTCAGGTTAAAAGTTTTTGGTGAACTTAACGCTCAAACTGCTCAGGGCTATCATGGTTTGGGCAATTTATATTTTTCGGTACAAAATATGGAAAAAGCTTACGAATATTTTAAGAAAGCTTTCGACATCAGGCTTTCTGTTTTTGGCAAGGTAAATAACGATACCGCTATCAGCTATCTTTGTTTGGGCAACTGGTACAAATTAACAGGTCGTTTTAAAGAAGCTTTTGAACACTATGAAGAAATGCTCTATATCAATCTGAGCCTGTTTGGAGAGATAAACCCCGTTACAGCCCGCAGTTATGTTGTTATAGCCTCCTGTTATAGTCAGGTAAAAAATTTTGCAAAAGCACTTGAACATGTTCAAAAAGCATTGTTCTCGCTTGGATTAACCGGTTCGAAACACAAGGTCTGTTTGTTGCCCAGGCTCGAACACTACAACAGCAGAATATATTGTTTTGAAATGCTTGTTTTAAAAGCAAATATATTTCATGATTTGTTTTTAGAAGCTTCAAAATTTGTTGATTTAGCGGCCTCGCTCGCCCATTTTTATCATGCCGATTGTCTGATTGACCAAACCCGGCAAAGCTATAAATTAGAAGGCAGTAAATTAGTTTTAGCCGGAAAAAGCAAAACAGAAATTTATGATGAAGGAATGGAAACTGCGTGGTTTGCCGAACAGGTTTTTAACAATACCGGACCAGAAGAATTTACCCGGCTCATCAAAGAGGTCAATTTCAACTATCAATATTCTTTACCGGAGCAACCTGTTCAAACAGCTTTTTATTTTTCTGAAAAAAGTAAAGCCATCGTTTTACTTTCGGGCATTAAAGACAATCAGGCCAAAATTAACGCAGGTCTCCCCGAACAAATGCGCGAACAGGAAATGAACCTGCGTCTTGAACTTGCAAGGTTGGAACATCAGCTGAGAGAAGCCAAAAGTAAACCGGAGGAGCAGCAAGACTTTTCCGTTACCTTAAATTGGGATTTGGAATTGTTTGACCTGAAAGAGCAATACCAACATTTAATCGAAGACATAGAAACCCGGTTTCCCGATTATTACCGTCTTAAACATGACCTGACCGTAACAGATATTGAAGCAGTTCAGGCTGCGCTGTCTCCTCAAACGGCAATGATAAGTTATGTGGTGAGTGAAAATCACTTATACAGCATCGTCATCACCTCTGATAGTGCCAATTGGCTGCAACAACAACTGCCCGCCGGTTTTGAAGATATGGTCGAAGACCTGTTATATTCTTTTGAGCCTTTTGGTAAAGAAGACTATATCACCTATGCTTTCGATTTGTACCGTATTCTGATTCAACCAATGGAAGAACTTGGTTGGCTCGATTTTATCCACCAACTTATTATTATACCCGACGGCATTTTGTCCCGCATTCCGTTCGAGGCTTTACTCACACAAACTGTAAAGGATACCGTTCCCTACCGGAAGTTAAACTATCTTCTCCATCGCTATATCATCCGCTATCATTATTCGGCTACCCTTTGGCTCGGGCAACAAACCGTTTCCGATATTTTGCCTCCAACCATCCAAAATTTTCTCGGCTTTGCACCGGTATATGCCGACAGCCTCCGGTCTGATACCGAAACGGACATTGAACTGAACGTTGATTATGAGCTGTTGACGCAGCTTGGATTAGAATTTGACAAAACAACCCAAAAAATTCATTACATCGAAGCGGACAGTATTGTCAGAGGGACAGTGGATGGAAAAGATTACGCCGAACTGCTTCACAGCGAAACCGAAGTCCGACAAAGTGGAAAGGCTTACGCTGAAAACGGATTAGATGCCCGCATCCTGCTGCATCAATCGGCAACTTTAAACAATTTTAAAGCCTTGGCCGGTCAATATCGCTATATCCTGATTGCCGCTCATGCAGATGTGGACGATGAAAATCCAGAAAAAACCGGCATCATCTTTTCGCCCAACAAAGAAGACGGTAAAGGCATATTCTATATGTCGGATGCTTACAACCTGAAGCTAAATGCAGAGGTAGTTGTGCTGAGCTGTTGTGAAACTGGGCTTGGAAAAATCAACAAAGGGGAAGGCACGATGGCACTCAATCGAGGGTTTCTTTACGCAGGTGCGAGCAATGTCGTTTATACCTTGTTTAAGGTTTATGACAAGGAATCTTGCGAACTCACCACTCTTTTTTTCCATCATTTGCTCAACAACCCCCGATGCGCCGAAGCCCTGCATCATGCCAAACTGCATATCATCGAAAAAGGAGGAATGCCTTTAAAATGGGCGGGATATGTGTTGTTGGGAACATAA